CCTCCAGTCACCTGCAGCTCGGTCTCCTGCAGCTCGGTCCCCTCCAGTCGTCCGGTCTCCTGCAGCTCGGTCCCCTCCAGTCGTCCGGTCTCCTGCAGCTCGGTCTCCTCTTCAGTCGCCCGGCCCGTCGCCCCTCTTCAGTCGCCCGGCCCGTCGCCCCTCTTCAGTCGTCGGATTCGGCATCAGCGGCCACCTTCCAGGCCGCTGACAGGACCTTGTCGCCAGTGtggtcggcctccggacctgctcAGCCGCCTCAGCCGCTGGCCACATGGCCGCCCGCCAGAACTGTTTTGGCTACCTGCCTggactgttttattttggactccgtccctccgtcctggaccccctCCACCCGCCCTGGTCTGGTCTTTCTTCCTTTTGGCCGTCAGGTGCCGGCCTTTGAAGGGGGGGTTCTGTCAGGGTTCCTGGCTCGTTGACCCAGCGCTTTCAGTTTTGTCATGGtcagtttattttccacatccatgtttttcacttcctgttttctgtgccaGCCTGTCTACCAGTGTATTATGTTCCAGTTCATTCCATGCATCATTAGTTAGTCTAAGTTCAGCCGTGTACTCACCTGTCTCCAATCGTCGTCATCATTAGTCATTTATTTAAGCCCTCTGTTCCCTTCAGTCtttgtcgtgtcattgatgtgaTTCTGCTACGTCCAgacgaacagaatcaacttttggagataattatttattttgtttttgacagGTTTACAAGTACTGCAATTAAATGGGCAACTGGAAATATTACTGAAGTTGCATTTGCTGACCCTATAGTGTCCATACAGACTGTTATCAAGTCCTATCCACTTCATTAGctctataataaaaatattccaACATTTCTGTGAGCATTTTGGTCTAGCTTATTTctaaggaaagaaggaaaaaaaatagggTGGCGCTGTACATAAAAGATCTTCACCACTGTTTCCTGCCAAGAATAGATGTTAGTGTTCCAAGCATAAATGTCATAACACAGAGCACATACTGTTTTTTGCAATGTTCAATTAGGCCGATTATGTCTGATTTCCACGTGCACTTTTGTGCATGTCCTTAGTGAGATGATAATACATTTTTGATTCTCCACAAACCCTGTGAGGCAGTGCTTAAGTCACAACTAACAATCTAAAGATGAGCTTTAAGATAACACCCAGTACTCCAGAGATCTGCCTGCTGTTCAAAATCAAACCTATAAAGCCTTGAATGTTTTATCGGGTAGTCAAAGGCAGCACTAACATAAGTCGATAAAGATGActgctttgtgtgtatgtggttTAGATATAATTTTTATTGTGCATTGAAGTGAATGAATGCTTTTTTGCTCTGTTGCCTTTGAGTATTTGAATTCCAGACTACAGGCAAAAATATTATAACATGTTATCAGAAATGCATAATATAGACAATGTGTAATGCTTAACCATAGTGTACATGGACTCAGTTATCCAGCACGAAGTTATCATGGTTACAGtttatgaataaaatgtaatcataacatttaatgttttttcctcttatgatttttttgttattatgttCATTAGTGTGATTGCTAAATTGAAATGCATAAATATTTTCTCCCTAATAAACAATGAAGTGATGATTGATTTCTGAGTTTTATAAGTAGCAAAAGCTAAGAAATGAACAACCGATACAACGCATCCTCTTTTTTACAGATTAATGTCTTTAATCTCTCTTCTGAGAGTGTTTTTCCTGCATTTCTTTTTGCAACTCTGAGTTACCTGATCATACTATTTTGCAACCTTACTCTAATCCTCACCATTGTGCTGAATAAATCTCTGCATCAGCCAATGTACCTAATTCTGCTGAATCTTCCTATTAATGACCTTATAGGTTCATCAGCTGTCTTTCCACAGCTCATCAAAGAAATACTGAGAAACAGTGGGATAATGCAATACTCAGCTTGCGTTGCTCAAGCTTTCTTTATCCATATCTATGCAGCAGGCACTGTGTTCAGTCTGAGTGCAATGGCATATGATAGATACATTGCCATATGTTACCCACTGCAGTACAGTGCCGTGATGACTAATGCCCATATCATGAGAATAATCACCATTGTATGGATGAGTTGTTTAGTTTTAAttgctgt
The window above is part of the Pelmatolapia mariae isolate MD_Pm_ZW linkage group LG14, Pm_UMD_F_2, whole genome shotgun sequence genome. Proteins encoded here:
- the LOC134640682 gene encoding olfactory receptor 52D1-like encodes the protein MNNRYNASSFLQINVFNLSSESVFPAFLFATLSYLIILFCNLTLILTIVLNKSLHQPMYLILLNLPINDLIGSSAVFPQLIKEILRNSGIMQYSACVAQAFFIHIYAAGTVFSLSAMAYDRYIAICYPLQYSAVMTNAHIMRIITIVWMSCLVLIAVLFFLLLRLPRCRSEMTHIYCDNPSLLTLVCADTTINNVYGLLIVALSQLVANGMVFYTYLRILITCFRSKRSDTKAKALQTCATHLIVFLLLECLGLFTIISYRLSNVSPHFRRFMGLSTLIFPPTLNPIIYGLKTKEIREKVLNFLKTRMFSS